Proteins co-encoded in one Acidisarcina sp. genomic window:
- a CDS encoding homogentisate 1,2-dioxygenase: MFPLKKGKTAQQAHVGLPQGTYEEEHGRKGFYGKAAHLYHTHPPTDWIRFEGKLRPHLFDLNKLEPGDHKDPAGGPETFLHNQDVLLSVSRRSRPMPFYFRNSDGDELYFVHRGHGSIETDFGPLEYEKGDYIVLPRSVTYRVVPAVEDNFFLIIQSKAEFNQPERGLLGQHALYDPAVIVVPEPSPLSSKAEDRDEWEVRIRCEGEHSKVFYPFNPIDVIGWKGDLTAWKINLRDIRPVMSHRAHLPPSAHTTFVTEGAVVCSFVPRPLEQEADAMKVPFFHRNTDYDEFIFYHDGDFFSKDNIEPGYATLHPRGIHHGPHPKALANQGKKTHTDEYAVMLDGLNPIHVLPAGEQVEWADYWASWGAAARNKKRRQTETVP; the protein is encoded by the coding sequence ATGTTTCCCCTGAAAAAAGGCAAGACCGCACAACAAGCGCACGTTGGACTACCGCAGGGTACTTACGAAGAAGAACATGGGCGCAAAGGTTTCTACGGAAAAGCCGCGCACCTTTACCACACACATCCGCCGACAGACTGGATTCGCTTCGAGGGGAAACTCCGGCCGCATCTTTTCGATCTGAACAAGCTGGAGCCAGGCGACCATAAAGACCCGGCAGGAGGGCCGGAGACCTTTCTCCACAACCAGGATGTGCTCCTCTCCGTGTCCCGTCGGTCCCGGCCCATGCCGTTTTATTTTCGTAACAGTGATGGAGACGAATTGTACTTTGTCCATCGCGGACATGGCAGCATCGAGACGGACTTTGGTCCGCTGGAGTACGAGAAGGGCGATTACATCGTGCTTCCCCGCTCCGTTACCTACCGCGTGGTGCCGGCGGTGGAGGATAATTTCTTCCTCATCATCCAATCGAAGGCGGAGTTCAATCAGCCGGAGCGCGGCCTTCTCGGTCAGCATGCTCTCTACGATCCTGCGGTCATTGTCGTGCCTGAGCCCTCGCCGCTTTCCTCGAAGGCCGAGGATCGCGACGAGTGGGAGGTGCGCATCCGCTGTGAAGGCGAGCACTCCAAGGTCTTCTACCCCTTCAACCCTATTGACGTCATCGGGTGGAAGGGCGACTTGACGGCATGGAAGATCAACCTGCGCGACATTCGTCCGGTGATGAGCCATCGGGCCCATCTACCACCGAGCGCACACACCACGTTCGTCACCGAGGGAGCCGTGGTTTGCAGCTTTGTTCCGCGCCCGCTGGAGCAGGAGGCCGACGCGATGAAGGTCCCCTTCTTCCACCGCAATACGGATTACGACGAATTCATCTTCTACCACGATGGAGACTTCTTCAGTAAGGACAACATCGAGCCCGGTTATGCCACGCTGCACCCTCGCGGAATCCACCACGGCCCCCACCCCAAGGCGCTTGCGAATCAGGGGAAGAAGACGCACACCGACGAGTACGCGGTCATGTTGGACGGCCTGAACCCCATCCATGTGCTACCCGCGGGAGAGCAGGTGGAGTGGGCAGATTACTGGGCAAGCTGGGGCGCCGCAGCACGAAACAAAAAACGCCGGCAAACGGAAACGGTACCATAA
- a CDS encoding NUDIX hydrolase — protein MKTISSRIVYENRWMRVREDAIERADGTAGIYGVIEKPDFALIIPIEEEHVYLVEQLRYPVGARFLEFPQGTWEQNPTADPADVARGELQEETGLLADRMDYLGHLYIAYGMSNQGFHIFRATGLTQGEPSLEPEEQDLTVKRVTIAEFESMIQSGGIKDAGTISAWMLLKMYEARPGGERI, from the coding sequence ATGAAGACCATCTCAAGCCGCATTGTTTATGAGAACCGCTGGATGCGTGTGCGGGAGGACGCGATTGAGCGCGCGGACGGCACCGCAGGTATTTATGGAGTTATCGAAAAGCCGGATTTTGCGCTGATTATCCCCATCGAGGAGGAGCACGTTTATCTGGTCGAGCAGCTTCGCTATCCGGTTGGAGCGCGCTTTCTGGAGTTTCCGCAGGGCACATGGGAGCAAAACCCCACTGCGGACCCGGCAGATGTGGCTCGCGGCGAGTTGCAGGAAGAGACGGGCCTGTTAGCGGATCGGATGGACTATCTCGGCCACCTCTATATCGCCTATGGAATGTCGAACCAGGGCTTCCACATATTTCGCGCCACCGGCCTTACACAGGGCGAGCCCAGCCTGGAGCCGGAAGAGCAGGACCTAACCGTCAAGCGCGTGACCATCGCGGAGTTCGAATCGATGATCCAAAGCGGCGGCATCAAGGACGCCGGCACGATCTCTGCCTGGATGCTGCTGAAAATGTACGAAGCCCGCCCTGGGGGTGAACGCATCTAA
- a CDS encoding fumarylacetoacetate hydrolase family protein, with protein MKLCTFEVQTHLGSFRRLGAVCSDSVIDLNFAAALHLENSRHADALVPPSLLAWLEGGTLTHKTTLDAIAYLPAHLWQGKHGETLRYRHDEIRMLTPLPDARSLRDFYAFEAHVQSGFEKRNEAMPKEWYEIPVYYQTGHHNLIGSDQDVLWPSFTERFDYELELAAIIGREGRNIKAEEARQYIAGYTILNDFSARDMQKREMKVRLGPAKGKHWCSGLGPWMVTADELTNPYDLVMTARVNGEEWSRGYSGDLHWKFEQMIEFLTLDDTIYPGDIIGSGTVGTGCGLELDKWVQPGDTLELEIEKIGVLRNRVVRK; from the coding sequence TCTGTTCCGACAGCGTCATCGACCTTAACTTTGCAGCGGCATTGCACCTGGAGAATTCGCGGCACGCCGATGCCCTGGTGCCGCCTTCGCTGCTTGCGTGGCTCGAAGGCGGCACGCTCACGCACAAGACAACCCTGGACGCCATCGCCTATCTTCCTGCGCATCTGTGGCAGGGCAAGCACGGCGAGACGCTCCGGTATCGCCATGATGAAATCCGGATGCTGACGCCGCTGCCGGATGCGCGTTCCCTGCGCGACTTCTACGCCTTTGAGGCCCACGTCCAGAGCGGCTTTGAGAAGCGCAATGAGGCCATGCCGAAGGAGTGGTACGAGATACCCGTCTACTACCAGACAGGCCACCACAACCTTATCGGCTCCGACCAGGACGTGCTGTGGCCGAGCTTTACGGAGCGATTTGACTATGAGCTGGAACTGGCCGCTATCATCGGGCGGGAAGGCCGCAATATCAAGGCCGAAGAGGCACGCCAGTACATCGCTGGATACACCATCCTGAATGACTTCAGCGCGCGGGATATGCAAAAGCGCGAGATGAAAGTTCGCCTCGGACCTGCGAAGGGAAAGCACTGGTGCTCTGGACTGGGACCATGGATGGTGACCGCCGATGAACTGACCAATCCCTACGACCTGGTGATGACCGCACGCGTGAACGGCGAAGAATGGTCTCGTGGCTACTCCGGCGATCTGCATTGGAAATTTGAACAGATGATTGAGTTCCTCACCCTGGATGACACCATCTATCCCGGCGACATCATCGGCTCGGGAACCGTAGGAACGGGCTGCGGACTGGAGTTGGACAAGTGGGTTCAGCCGGGCGACACACTCGAACTGGAAATCGAAAAGATAGGAGTACTGCGCAATCGCGTAGTGCGAAAGTAA
- a CDS encoding aldo/keto reductase, which yields MSTTSTLISTRSLGNSDLQLTPIGFGAWAIGGGNWEFAWGAQDDSESIAAIQRALDLGVNWIDTAAIYGLGHSEEMVAKALKGRSKKPYIFTKCSMRWHEDRKIYRSLKAASLQEELESSLRRLNVDVIDLYQIHWPNPEAEIEEGWETLARFQQQGKVRYIGVSNFSVEQMERVLRIAPITSLQPPYSLLNRGVEAELLPFCQKHGIGVINYSPMASGLLTGKMTAERIQKLPADDWRRKAPQFNEPKLSRNLKLVELLREIGNSHGVEPGVVAIAWTLHNPAVTAAIVGARRPAQIEGTVKAMTFRLTEDEFTRITASVEENPA from the coding sequence ATGTCTACGACTTCTACTCTTATCTCTACCCGTTCTCTTGGCAACTCTGATCTGCAACTTACCCCTATCGGTTTTGGCGCGTGGGCCATCGGTGGCGGCAACTGGGAGTTTGCCTGGGGCGCCCAGGACGATTCAGAATCGATCGCCGCGATCCAGCGAGCTCTCGACCTCGGTGTGAACTGGATTGACACGGCTGCCATCTATGGCCTGGGCCACTCAGAAGAGATGGTTGCCAAGGCGCTGAAGGGGCGGTCGAAAAAGCCATACATCTTTACCAAGTGCTCCATGCGCTGGCATGAGGATCGCAAGATCTATCGCAGCCTGAAGGCCGCCTCTCTGCAGGAGGAGTTGGAGAGCTCACTCCGCCGCCTGAATGTCGATGTCATCGATCTCTATCAGATTCACTGGCCTAATCCCGAGGCCGAGATTGAGGAAGGCTGGGAGACATTGGCTCGCTTCCAGCAGCAAGGGAAGGTGCGATACATCGGCGTATCGAACTTCAGCGTGGAGCAAATGGAGCGAGTCCTGCGGATTGCGCCGATCACCTCCCTGCAGCCGCCCTACTCTCTGCTGAACCGCGGAGTTGAGGCAGAGCTTTTGCCGTTCTGTCAGAAGCATGGAATTGGCGTCATCAATTACTCGCCGATGGCCTCCGGGCTATTGACCGGCAAGATGACTGCGGAGCGGATCCAGAAGCTCCCGGCGGATGATTGGCGGCGCAAGGCGCCACAGTTCAACGAGCCGAAGCTTTCTCGCAACCTCAAGCTGGTCGAATTACTCCGGGAGATTGGTAACAGCCATGGTGTCGAGCCCGGAGTGGTCGCCATCGCATGGACACTCCACAACCCTGCGGTGACAGCAGCAATCGTCGGCGCACGCCGGCCAGCCCAGATTGAGGGAACGGTGAAGGCAATGACATTCCGGCTGACGGAGGACGAGTTTACCCGCATTACCGCTTCTGTGGAGGAGAATCCTGCCTAA
- a CDS encoding L-lactate dehydrogenase, with the protein MANQRTNKIGIIGAGSVGATIAYACMLRGVSQRISLFDVNQEKVNAEVLDLNHGLQFVPVAEVNGSDDMNVLEGSDVIVMTAGAKQKPGQTRMDLAEANANICRKIIPEVLRVAPDAVLLMVTNPVDVMTYIAQKLSGLPANQVLGSGTVLDSSRFRYLIAKRCAVAVPNVHAYIVGEHGDSEIPLWSSASIGAVPLDQWAVPGHGQLTGNDRTHIFESVRTAADQVIAGKGATNYAIGLAASSILEAILNDANRVLPVSSLLTEYRGISGVCLSIPCIVNRRGVEAALPVPMNVDEMEGLKASADRICEVVHSLGF; encoded by the coding sequence ATGGCAAACCAACGGACCAACAAGATCGGAATCATTGGCGCGGGTAGCGTAGGCGCAACCATCGCCTATGCGTGCATGCTACGCGGAGTCAGCCAACGCATCAGCCTCTTCGACGTCAATCAGGAAAAGGTGAATGCCGAAGTACTGGATCTGAATCACGGGCTGCAATTTGTCCCCGTCGCTGAGGTGAATGGCTCCGATGACATGAATGTGCTGGAAGGCTCCGATGTGATCGTCATGACGGCCGGCGCGAAACAGAAGCCGGGCCAGACGCGCATGGACCTAGCCGAAGCCAACGCAAACATCTGCCGCAAGATCATTCCCGAGGTGTTGCGCGTGGCTCCGGATGCCGTTCTGCTCATGGTCACCAACCCGGTAGACGTGATGACCTACATTGCTCAAAAACTGAGCGGCCTGCCGGCAAACCAGGTGCTGGGCAGCGGAACGGTCCTCGATAGCTCACGGTTTCGCTATCTGATCGCGAAGCGCTGCGCTGTCGCTGTGCCGAATGTGCATGCCTACATTGTTGGCGAGCATGGGGACAGCGAAATCCCGCTGTGGTCGAGCGCAAGCATTGGCGCAGTTCCTCTGGATCAATGGGCGGTCCCCGGCCATGGCCAACTGACCGGCAATGATCGCACGCATATCTTTGAAAGCGTACGCACCGCGGCAGACCAGGTAATTGCCGGTAAGGGCGCAACGAATTACGCCATCGGGCTCGCCGCGAGCAGCATCCTTGAAGCCATCCTGAACGATGCGAACCGTGTATTGCCGGTTAGTTCCCTGCTCACCGAATATCGCGGAATTTCCGGCGTATGTCTTTCGATTCCCTGTATCGTCAACCGGCGCGGTGTGGAAGCCGCACTCCCTGTGCCCATGAATGTGGACGAGATGGAGGGTTTGAAGGCGAGCGCTGACAGGATCTGCGAGGTCGTTCATTCGCTGGGATTCTAG
- a CDS encoding MarR family transcriptional regulator has protein sequence MLNLSRTADRLQSSFRQMLKQYALTPAQYNVLRILRGAAPSGLTCNDLGSRMISEDPDITRLLDRLTKQNLVRRRRDQTDRRVIYTWITPAGLEKLKELDPLVISYIQNQVKHMSQERLLLLIDLLEEARQSADTPVENAPAAAHTLHE, from the coding sequence ATGCTGAACCTGTCACGGACAGCAGACCGTTTGCAGAGCTCCTTTCGACAGATGCTGAAGCAGTATGCGCTTACCCCGGCACAATACAACGTGCTCCGCATCCTGCGGGGCGCCGCGCCGTCGGGACTGACCTGCAATGATCTGGGTTCGCGGATGATCAGCGAAGACCCGGACATCACCCGGCTGCTGGATCGGCTGACCAAGCAGAATCTGGTTCGCCGGCGCCGGGATCAGACCGATCGCCGCGTGATTTATACCTGGATCACTCCAGCGGGACTGGAGAAATTGAAAGAGCTGGATCCCCTGGTAATCAGCTATATCCAGAATCAGGTGAAACATATGAGCCAGGAGCGGCTCCTGTTGCTTATCGATCTGCTGGAGGAGGCTCGCCAGTCAGCCGACACTCCTGTAGAGAATGCTCCGGCTGCGGCACACACACTCCACGAATAG
- a CDS encoding flavin reductase family protein: MLTFDPANYAPQDIYKLMVGSIVPRPIAFVSTVDANGVGNLAPFSFFTAASANPPVVCFCPMLRRVGPPEKDTLRNVEATREFVVNIVSEEFAERMNLCSAEVPPEVNEFDISGLTPLASELVRPPRVAESHVQMECRLLQVVRVSDKPMGGVLVLGEVLRFHVREGLVAEFRIDPAKLKAIGRMAGTTYVRTTDRFDMDRPH, from the coding sequence ATGCTGACTTTCGATCCCGCGAACTATGCCCCACAGGACATCTATAAATTGATGGTGGGATCGATTGTGCCGCGCCCCATCGCATTTGTATCTACCGTGGATGCAAATGGAGTTGGCAACCTGGCTCCCTTCAGCTTCTTTACAGCGGCCAGCGCCAATCCCCCGGTCGTCTGCTTCTGCCCCATGCTTCGCCGTGTCGGTCCGCCGGAAAAGGATACTCTGCGCAATGTGGAGGCTACTCGTGAGTTCGTCGTCAACATCGTTTCCGAGGAGTTTGCGGAACGGATGAACCTTTGTTCCGCCGAGGTGCCGCCGGAGGTCAATGAATTTGATATCTCCGGGCTCACTCCGCTCGCCAGCGAACTGGTTCGTCCCCCTCGCGTTGCGGAGTCGCATGTGCAGATGGAGTGCCGCCTGCTGCAGGTAGTCCGAGTCAGCGACAAGCCAATGGGAGGGGTGCTCGTGCTGGGCGAGGTGCTGCGCTTCCACGTCCGCGAGGGATTGGTCGCCGAGTTTCGCATCGATCCTGCCAAGCTGAAGGCCATCGGTCGCATGGCCGGGACCACGTACGTCCGTACCACCGACCGTTTTGACATGGATCGGCCGCACTGA
- a CDS encoding response regulator transcription factor has protein sequence MVPAKSNFFEEPESEQPEADTAATHAVIRVLLADSQAIYRVGMRKIFALEDDIRVVSQVDSIAGLHEAVERFPCDIVMLEGNLLSGTTDAIPEIVRRAPNVKIIIQTMASDESNTVELYRRGVRGIIPRSISPDLLVKCVRKIAAGETWIDNQSVNWVIEAYRSQAMNPTSSRTQPRLSPKELAIITCITQGKRNKEIAYQLGTTEQVIKNYLRKVYDKLGVSDRLELALYCLHHELHKSSPEAAGGSTTITSEALEGGKTNGHAPASLTEDVSH, from the coding sequence ATGGTTCCTGCCAAATCCAATTTTTTTGAAGAACCCGAATCTGAGCAGCCCGAGGCAGATACAGCCGCAACCCACGCTGTCATCCGTGTTCTCCTGGCGGATTCCCAGGCAATCTACCGCGTTGGCATGCGCAAAATATTCGCTCTTGAGGACGACATACGCGTCGTATCTCAGGTGGATTCCATCGCCGGTCTTCATGAGGCTGTCGAGCGCTTTCCCTGCGACATCGTGATGCTTGAGGGGAACCTGCTGAGCGGCACCACAGACGCGATTCCGGAGATCGTACGCCGCGCCCCCAACGTCAAGATCATCATTCAGACCATGGCGTCGGATGAATCGAACACAGTGGAGCTGTATCGTCGTGGAGTGCGTGGAATCATTCCGCGGTCCATCTCCCCCGATCTGCTGGTAAAGTGCGTGCGGAAGATCGCTGCGGGTGAGACCTGGATCGACAATCAGTCGGTCAACTGGGTCATCGAAGCGTATCGGTCGCAGGCGATGAATCCGACCAGCTCCCGTACCCAGCCTCGTCTCTCCCCCAAGGAGCTGGCAATCATCACCTGCATCACCCAGGGTAAGAGAAATAAGGAAATTGCCTATCAGCTCGGAACCACCGAGCAGGTGATCAAGAATTATCTGCGCAAGGTGTATGACAAGCTGGGCGTCTCGGACAGACTCGAGCTGGCGCTCTATTGCTTGCACCATGAGCTGCACAAATCTTCCCCAGAGGCGGCTGGAGGCTCCACTACCATAACCAGCGAGGCTCTCGAAGGCGGAAAGACAAACGGCCACGCGCCCGCGTCCCTTACCGAGGATGTGAGTCACTAA
- a CDS encoding YceI family protein: MKFKALAVATVLAVGASLASAQTSTWKFDSAHSSADFVIRHMGISNVHGHFGNVSGTINLDDKDITKSSVKATVDTTTVDTGVEQRNTHLKSADFFDVAKYPDMTFVSKQLVKKDGKLELIGDLTMHGVTKSVTLDLDGPSQVMVDPKGVSHRGFSATTSIHRADFGLTYGNGILGDDVKVSLDVEAIKQ; the protein is encoded by the coding sequence ATGAAGTTCAAGGCATTGGCAGTAGCGACAGTATTGGCAGTAGGTGCTTCCCTAGCGAGCGCCCAGACTTCGACATGGAAGTTCGATTCGGCGCACAGCTCCGCTGATTTCGTAATTCGCCACATGGGCATTTCGAATGTGCATGGACACTTCGGCAATGTGAGTGGAACCATCAACCTGGACGACAAGGACATCACCAAGTCCTCTGTTAAGGCCACCGTGGATACCACGACTGTCGACACCGGCGTCGAGCAACGCAACACCCACTTGAAGAGCGCTGACTTCTTCGATGTGGCAAAGTATCCTGATATGACCTTTGTGAGCAAGCAGTTGGTGAAGAAGGATGGCAAACTGGAGCTGATCGGCGACCTCACCATGCACGGAGTGACCAAGAGCGTGACTCTCGATCTGGATGGCCCCAGCCAGGTTATGGTCGATCCGAAGGGTGTCTCGCACCGCGGATTCTCTGCCACCACCAGCATTCACCGCGCCGACTTCGGACTCACTTACGGAAACGGAATCCTGGGAGACGATGTGAAGGTCTCTCTCGACGTGGAAGCAATCAAGCAGTAA